The following proteins come from a genomic window of Aquimarina sp. MAR_2010_214:
- a CDS encoding 16S rRNA (uracil(1498)-N(3))-methyltransferase: MQLFYNQTLTESSTEINFSREESKHIAKVLRKKEGDQLHITNGHGFLFIACITFSNPSKCIAKIESYKQQHHRKHRVHLAVAPTKMNDRYEWFLEKATEIGIDEITPVICDHSERKIIKAERFERILQSAMKQSLQCYLPKLNPAITFSEFIQQKNKDQLLIAHCEETKKQSLKDVVLPQSNITILIGPEGDFSTKEIDAALSSGYTPVTLGETRLRTETAAIVAVHSVAFTNA, from the coding sequence ATGCAATTATTCTATAATCAAACCTTAACCGAATCTAGTACAGAAATCAATTTTTCGAGAGAAGAGAGCAAACATATTGCCAAAGTACTACGAAAAAAAGAGGGAGATCAATTACATATTACCAATGGGCATGGGTTTTTATTCATTGCCTGTATCACATTTTCTAATCCCTCCAAATGTATTGCAAAAATTGAAAGCTATAAACAACAACATCATAGAAAACATAGAGTACACCTGGCTGTTGCTCCTACAAAGATGAATGATCGATATGAATGGTTTTTGGAAAAAGCTACAGAAATTGGCATTGATGAAATTACTCCTGTCATTTGTGATCATAGTGAACGAAAAATCATTAAAGCAGAACGATTCGAACGCATTCTGCAAAGCGCAATGAAACAATCTCTACAGTGTTATTTACCTAAACTAAACCCTGCTATTACATTTTCAGAGTTTATACAACAGAAAAATAAAGACCAATTATTAATTGCTCATTGCGAAGAGACCAAAAAACAATCTCTAAAAGATGTTGTTCTACCACAATCAAACATTACCATTCTTATTGGTCCCGAAGGAGATTTTTCGACAAAAGAAATTGATGCAGCACTAAGTTCAGGATATACTCCTGTTACATTGGGAGAAACCAGATTGCGCACTGAAACTGCTGCAATTGTAGCAGTGCATAGTGTAGCTTTTACTAATGCATAG
- a CDS encoding TonB-dependent siderophore receptor: MKNIILLLLFGVANTVFSQTITVKDLDTNKPLELVTLISKNPKSYIITNVKGQADISAFKETEKIEIRILGYRAVVKSYSELESDNFEVLLEMSNLNLDEIVISGTRWNQTSDDVPSKVISISSKDVALQNIQTAADLLSVSGKVYVQKSQQGGGSPMIRGFATNRLLYVVDGIRMNTAIYRSGNLQNIISLDPFATENTEVLFGPGSVIYGSDAIGGVMSFQTLTPQLSISDDLLISGKAITRYSSANNEKTAHFDVNIGWEKWASITSFSAWDFDHLKQGSNGPDDYLKSYYVTRQSDVDNIITQDDPLLQIPSAYSQMNVMQKILFKPNEKLNFQYGFHYSETSPYGRYDRHNRIREGTARYAEWNYGPQKWMMNNLKIVHDDDNVVYDQVILNLTFQSFEESRIDRSLNKNERSTNTEQVEAYSVNLDFKKSTGVKNTLYYGAEYVLNDVNSVGQVTDISTGENEIAPSRYPNANWSSIAVYLNDALKASDKLTLQAGLRYNQFNLDADFTGSLDFYPFPFKKANINNGALTGSIGGVYRPSEKWVISTNFGTAFRSPNVDDVGKVFDSEPGAVTVPNPDLDAEYAYNFDLGIAKVFGDFIKIDMTGYYTILRNALVRRNFQLNGQSSILYDGEMSQVQAIQNAAKANVYGVQVGLEVKLPAGFSISSDLNYQIGEEELDDGKTGASRHSAPLFGISRLNFKAESLSLQFYTAYQGERKFEDLAVSEQGKDEIYAKDTNGNNYSPSWHTLNIKTMYDLTETFTVNAGIENLTDQRYRQYSSGISAPGRNFILSLRANF; the protein is encoded by the coding sequence ATGAAAAATATTATTCTATTGTTATTGTTTGGAGTGGCTAATACTGTCTTCTCCCAAACTATAACTGTCAAAGATCTAGACACAAATAAACCATTAGAATTGGTTACTCTGATTAGTAAAAACCCCAAAAGTTATATAATCACAAATGTAAAAGGACAAGCAGATATTTCTGCTTTTAAAGAAACCGAAAAAATAGAAATACGCATATTAGGCTATAGAGCGGTAGTAAAAAGCTATTCAGAACTAGAATCTGATAATTTTGAAGTACTACTTGAAATGTCTAATCTAAACCTGGATGAAATAGTGATTTCTGGTACACGTTGGAATCAAACCTCTGATGATGTACCTTCAAAAGTTATTTCAATTTCATCTAAAGATGTGGCTTTACAAAATATACAGACAGCAGCAGATTTACTCAGTGTTTCTGGTAAAGTGTATGTCCAAAAAAGCCAGCAAGGTGGGGGTAGTCCTATGATTCGAGGTTTTGCTACTAATAGGCTACTGTATGTTGTAGATGGAATCCGGATGAATACAGCTATTTACAGAAGTGGAAATCTTCAGAATATAATTAGCCTTGACCCTTTTGCGACAGAAAATACTGAAGTACTTTTTGGACCAGGGTCTGTTATATATGGTAGTGATGCTATTGGTGGGGTGATGAGTTTTCAAACATTGACCCCTCAATTATCTATTTCAGATGATTTGTTGATTAGTGGGAAAGCAATAACACGATATTCTTCTGCTAATAATGAAAAAACAGCACATTTTGATGTAAACATTGGTTGGGAAAAATGGGCATCAATTACGAGTTTTAGTGCTTGGGATTTTGATCATTTAAAACAAGGAAGCAATGGCCCCGATGACTATTTAAAATCGTATTATGTGACAAGGCAAAGTGATGTAGATAACATAATTACCCAAGATGATCCATTGTTACAAATCCCTTCTGCTTATTCTCAAATGAATGTAATGCAAAAAATATTGTTTAAACCTAATGAAAAATTGAATTTCCAATATGGATTTCATTATTCAGAAACATCGCCTTATGGTAGATATGATAGACATAATCGTATAAGAGAGGGAACCGCTCGCTATGCAGAATGGAATTATGGCCCACAAAAGTGGATGATGAATAACCTAAAGATTGTGCATGATGATGATAATGTTGTCTATGATCAAGTGATTTTAAATCTGACTTTTCAATCTTTTGAAGAAAGTAGAATAGATAGATCTTTGAATAAAAATGAGCGATCCACTAATACAGAACAAGTCGAAGCATACTCTGTTAATCTTGATTTTAAGAAATCAACAGGAGTTAAAAATACATTATACTACGGTGCAGAATATGTTTTAAATGATGTGAACTCTGTGGGGCAAGTAACAGATATTTCAACAGGAGAAAATGAAATAGCCCCATCTCGATATCCAAATGCTAATTGGAGTTCTATTGCAGTTTATCTAAATGACGCTTTAAAAGCTTCTGACAAACTTACTTTGCAAGCGGGTTTGCGATACAATCAATTTAATTTGGATGCAGATTTTACTGGCAGTTTAGATTTTTACCCATTTCCATTTAAAAAAGCCAACATTAATAATGGTGCATTAACAGGAAGTATTGGCGGAGTGTATCGTCCTTCAGAAAAATGGGTGATTAGTACTAATTTCGGAACAGCTTTTCGTTCACCTAATGTAGATGATGTCGGAAAAGTTTTTGATTCTGAACCGGGAGCGGTTACTGTTCCCAATCCTGACTTAGATGCAGAATATGCTTATAATTTTGATCTAGGGATAGCCAAAGTTTTTGGGGATTTTATTAAAATTGATATGACAGGCTATTACACTATTTTGCGCAATGCATTAGTGCGAAGAAATTTCCAACTTAATGGACAAAGTAGCATTCTGTACGATGGAGAAATGAGCCAGGTACAAGCTATCCAGAATGCAGCAAAGGCCAATGTATATGGTGTGCAGGTAGGATTAGAAGTAAAACTCCCGGCTGGATTTAGCATTTCTTCAGACTTAAACTATCAGATAGGTGAAGAAGAGTTAGATGATGGTAAAACTGGTGCTTCAAGGCATTCAGCTCCATTATTTGGAATTTCTCGCCTTAATTTCAAAGCTGAAAGTTTGAGCTTACAATTTTACACTGCTTATCAAGGAGAACGAAAATTTGAAGACTTGGCCGTTTCTGAACAAGGTAAAGATGAAATCTATGCTAAAGATACTAATGGAAATAACTATTCCCCTTCTTGGCATACGCTTAACATTAAAACAATGTACGATTTAACAGAAACGTTTACGGTTAATGCGGGTATAGAAAACCTTACAGATCAACGTTATCGTCAATATAGCTCAGGCATTTCTGCTCCCGGAAGGAATTTTATTCTTTCGTTAAGAGCCAATTTCTAA
- a CDS encoding PepSY domain-containing protein, producing MNRKKHASILRSIRKIHKTMGLLLFLLFVVISMSGLLLGWKKHSNGYILPKSYQGTSTNLEKWLSFDKLHTIACNTLHDSIDAKLSLKLSRIDARPRKGIVKFVFKDHYWGIQVDGATGKILHIGKRRSDFIENIHDGSFLDDVFNTKSEILKLTYTTTMGLSLLIFTITGFWLWYGPKIMRKKNKRA from the coding sequence ATGAACAGAAAAAAACATGCTTCTATTTTAAGAAGTATACGTAAAATACATAAAACAATGGGACTTCTTTTATTTTTGTTGTTTGTCGTTATTTCAATGAGCGGCTTGCTTTTGGGCTGGAAAAAACACAGCAATGGGTATATTCTACCTAAATCATATCAAGGAACTTCTACAAATCTAGAAAAGTGGTTATCGTTTGATAAATTACATACTATTGCATGTAACACTTTGCATGATTCAATTGATGCTAAACTATCACTTAAATTATCAAGGATTGATGCAAGGCCCAGAAAAGGTATTGTAAAATTTGTATTTAAAGATCATTATTGGGGAATTCAGGTAGATGGAGCTACAGGCAAAATATTACATATAGGAAAAAGACGTTCTGATTTCATTGAAAATATTCATGATGGATCATTTCTTGATGATGTATTCAATACTAAAAGTGAAATATTAAAACTCACTTATACCACCACTATGGGATTATCACTACTTATTTTTACGATTACAGGGTTTTGGTTGTGGTATGGGCCAAAAATTATGCGGAAAAAAAATAAAAGAGCCTAA
- the tsaD gene encoding tRNA (adenosine(37)-N6)-threonylcarbamoyltransferase complex transferase subunit TsaD, with the protein MNPQKTYILGIESSCDDTSAAVLCNGQVLSNVVASQKIHELYGGVVPELASRAHQQNIVPVIDQAIKQANIEKEDLHAIAFTRGPGLMGSLLVGTSFAKSLALALDIPLIDINHMQAHILAHFIEDDESDTPEFPFLAMTISGGHTQIVKVNAHFDMEVIGETIDDAVGEAFDKSAKIFGLPYPGGPLIDKYAQTGNPKAFPFPKPKVGELNFSFSGLKTSVLYFVQKKVKENPNFVEENLNDICASLQYTIINILIDKLKKASQQTGIKTIAIGGGVSANSGIRKALKDGEQKYGWKTFIPKFEYTTDNAAMIGIVGYLKYLKKDFTDMSVVAKARIQL; encoded by the coding sequence ATGAATCCACAAAAAACATACATTCTCGGTATTGAGTCTTCATGCGACGATACTTCTGCAGCTGTACTATGTAATGGACAGGTTTTATCCAATGTTGTTGCATCACAAAAAATACATGAGTTATATGGTGGTGTTGTACCCGAATTAGCTTCTAGAGCACATCAGCAAAATATTGTTCCTGTAATTGATCAGGCAATTAAACAAGCAAATATAGAGAAAGAAGATTTACATGCTATCGCCTTTACCCGAGGTCCCGGGTTAATGGGATCACTATTAGTAGGTACTTCTTTTGCTAAGTCATTAGCCCTGGCCTTAGATATTCCATTAATAGATATTAATCACATGCAAGCCCATATTTTGGCTCATTTTATTGAAGATGATGAATCTGACACCCCAGAATTTCCTTTTCTGGCAATGACCATAAGTGGTGGACATACACAAATTGTTAAAGTTAATGCACATTTTGATATGGAGGTTATTGGGGAAACCATCGATGATGCTGTAGGAGAAGCTTTTGACAAAAGCGCAAAGATATTTGGTTTACCCTACCCTGGTGGCCCTTTAATTGACAAGTATGCTCAAACAGGTAACCCGAAAGCCTTTCCTTTTCCTAAACCTAAAGTTGGTGAACTCAACTTTAGTTTTAGCGGACTTAAGACTTCTGTACTTTATTTTGTTCAGAAAAAAGTAAAAGAAAACCCCAACTTTGTAGAAGAAAACCTTAATGATATTTGTGCTTCTCTACAGTACACGATTATTAATATTCTAATCGATAAGCTAAAAAAAGCATCTCAACAAACGGGAATTAAAACTATCGCTATTGGAGGTGGTGTTTCTGCAAATTCTGGAATTAGAAAAGCTTTGAAAGATGGAGAACAAAAATATGGGTGGAAAACTTTTATTCCCAAATTTGAATATACAACAGATAATGCCGCAATGATTGGGATTGTGGGATATTTAAAATATCTGAAGAAAGATTTTACAGATATGAGTGTTGTTGCTAAAGCACGAATACAACTGTAA